The Candidatus Scalindua japonica genome includes the window CGACTAAATACTAAAACATCATTACAGATCTCAAAGGTTTTGTTTGCATTCTTTATTTCTTTATGTAAAATTAAATCTCATTTTTACATATTTCTTACATAATACGCAGATAACAATAATATCTATATAATAATACAAAATGGAAAAAGTTAAATTAACTATTAATGATAAAACTTATGAAGTAGAGCAAGGTAAAACTGTACTTGAAGTGGCCAGGGCAAATGACATCTGGATTCCAACCCTTTGCCATGATAATCGCCTTGAACCTTACGGTGGGTGCAGGATATGCCTTGTAGAAATAGAAGGGGCAAGACAATTGATGCCTTCATGCATATCCAGGGTTAATGAAGGTATGGTCGTCAGGACAGAAACAGAAAATGTTCGCAGGACGAGGAAAGGTGTCCTGGAATACATCTTGTCTGACCATCCTCTTGACTGCATGACATGCGAGGCGACCGGCTGTTGCGAGCTCCAGGATGTTGCATATGCTACAGGCATCAAAGGTGACAGGTTCAGGAGTAAGGAGAGTAGAGGCGGTGTTATCCCTGATAAAAACGAATTGATTTATAGAGAAACTCCTAAGTGTATCAGGTGTGGTCGTTGTGTAAGAATATGTGAAGAAGTGGCCCAGGAGAATGCAATAGCGTTTGGAGGCAGAGGGTTTCAGATGTGGGTCGCTACGCCTTTTGGTGAAACGCTGTTGGACGGCCCATGTGTACTGTGTGGGCAATGTGTGTCCGCGTGTCCGGTAGGGGCGATACGGGAAAAACAGCCGGCAGGTAAAGGGCGTTCTTACCAGACCGGGAAAGTCAGATCAACGTGCGGCTATTGCAGTATCGGTTGTCAGATCGATATCCATACCAATCATCAGGAAATAAATAAGATAACCTCGGAAACAGGGTCTACTCCAAATAACGGCAATCTTTGCATGAAGGGCAGATTCGCTTATGATTTTATAAATCATCAGGATAGGCTTGATTCCCCCATGGTGAGAAGAAATGGTAATCTTGAGAAGGCAAGCTGGGAAGATGCTTATAATGTCATAGCCGAAAAACTGAAAGGTATAAAGCAGGAACACGGAGCAGATGCGATTTCCTTTATCAGTTCAGGGCGGTGTACGAATGAAGAGAATTATCTCATGCAGAAATTCGCCCGGGCCGTTATCGGAACTAATAATATCGATCAAACAGAAACAGAATGTCACTCACCATCCATACACGTATTGAGAGATACCCTTGGCCTGAGTGCCACAACAAATTCAATTGAGGAGATCTCAAAATCCGATGTTATATTTATCATTGGTGCTAATGTTACAGAATCGCACCCTATAATAGGCCTTGAGGTAAAGAAGGCTCTCCGAAATGGTAAAACAGTCATTGTCGTGGATACACGTAAGATATGGCTGGCGAAGAAAGCCCATACTTTCTTAAACCCGCAACCCGGAACTGACACGGTTCTTATTAACGCCATTATTAACGTAATCATAAAAGAAAAACTCCATGATGAGAAGTTTATAGAAAAAAGAACGGATAAATTTAATAGTTTTAAAAAGGCTGTTGCAAAAGATGATATTAAGAAAGCGGTGAAATTAACCGGCATCTCTCAGGATTCAATTGAGGAAGCTGCCCGAATCTATGCTGATGCGGAAAGTGCCATAATTCTATACGGTAACGGTATAACTCAACACATATCAGGAGATGATAATGTAAAGAGTCTTGTCAATCTTGCCTTGCTGACGGGTAATATAGGTAAAGAGTGTTCCGGGATATATCCGCTTATAGGACAGAACAACGGCCAGGGGGCCTTCAATATGGGAGCTTTGCCTGATTTCTACACTGATTTCCAACCCGTTTCAGATATTACTGTTCGTAAGAAACTCGAAAAGGTTTATAGGGCTAAATTACCAAAAAACAGGGGACTGCAAATCAGAGAGATGTTTGATGGTGCATGCAAAGGCAAGGTAAAGGCCATGTACGTTATGGGCGCTGATCCGTTGATGAGTGGGCCTGATACTACAAGGGTAAATAAGGCGCTTAGTAAACTGGACTTCCTGGTAGTACAGGATATCTTTATGTCCAATACGGCCCGGTATGCTGATGTAGTACTACCGGCAGCCTGTTTTGCCGAAAAGGACGGCACTTTCACAAATATTGAAAGGCGTGTTCAGAGAATAAGAAAGACAGTTGAACCGCCAGGTAAGTCAAAAGCAGACTGGAAAATATTATCTGAGCTTTCCGCCCGCATGGGAAAATCGGCGAATTATAGTTCACCGGAGGCCATCTGGGAAGAGATCAGAAAAGTTTCACCAAATTTTGCCGGAATAAATTATCAAAAGCTAGATAACGGAGGAGTACAGTGGCCGTGTCCGAAAGCAGGTCACCCCGGTACTAAATTTCTATACGAGAAGAAATTTCCTGAAGGAAAGGCAATTTTCTCCTCAACTAAGACGAAACTTTCTGCCGAAAAACCTGACAAGAGTTATCCGTTCATTCTCAGTACAGGACGCACCCTCTACCATTTTAACAGTGGTACTATGACTCACAGGGCAAAGGGAAGTACACAGAAACAGCCTTATTCATTTGTAGAGATATCGCAGAAAGATGCTGATGCTGCCAGAATAAAAGATGGAGAATTGGTCAGTGTAACGACAAAACGAGGCCGAATATCTCTTGCAGCAAATATCTCAAACAGAGTTATGCCAAAACAAATCTGGATTCCATTCCACTTCATAAATGCTCCGGTAAATCTACTCACAAAAGATCCTTGCAGCACCTCACGTTCAAACGGCGATTCAAATTTAATGCCTGAATACAAAGTTTGCGCTGCCAGAGTAGAAAAGGTGGAGTAAATCTAGACCTGCCTGGTCGAACCGAAATCAAAAAGACGTTAGACGTAAATTATACTAATTGGCACGGAAAAATAATGCCTCTTAAGAAAGCGTGAATCCAGATTGAACAAGCCTCCTGGATACCCGATAAAAGAATTCGGGTATGACAAAAGAGGTCTACGCAAAAACCTGACCGGGTGCGGCTGGTAAATGCTGATGTATTAAATAATATTGAAGGCGCCTTATATGATATTGTTGCAACCACTCCTCTTTCCTCCTTTTTGCCCGGATAAGCCGTTCGGACGGGCGTAAGGAGGGGATGAGTAAAATTGGTTCTTCTGTCCCCTCTGTCTAAAGGATGAAAAAGGGTAAAATTGTTTTATGAAAAATTATGACTTATTAATTATTGGCGGCGGTCCGGGTGGGTATGTTGCGGCGATTAAAGGTGCACAGCTTGGCCTGAGTGTAGGTCTGATAGAAATGGACAAAGTGGGAGGCGCCTGTCTGCACAAAGGTTGTATACCCACAAAGGCGTTAATCCAATCAACCCACTTATACGAACTCTTTAAAAGGAGTAAAGAGTTTGGCATTGCTACAGAAGGTGTCAGGGTCGACTTCAGAGCATTTCACAAGCGAAAAAGAACAGTCGTAACCAAACTGTTTGGTGGAATCAAGCACCTGCTCAAGAAAAACAATGTTGATCTTTTTGATGGTACCGGCCAGATATCATCTCCCGGTAAAGTCCTGCTCAAAGTAAACGACATAGTTATAGAGGAAATATTGGCAAAGAACATCGTTGTCTCCACCGGCTCTTCACCGATGGTTTTTAAAAACCTGCCACATGATAAAAAGAGCGTATTAACAAGTGATGATATCCTGGAGATGGAAGAGATACCCTCCTCACTCCTGATAATCGGAGGCGGCTCAGTGGGGATTGAATTCGCTTATGTTTTCAATGTACTAGGAAGCGAAGTAACCGTGGTTGAAGTGATGGACGAAATTCTTCCGACAAACGATAAAGATATAGGAAACGCTTTAAGAAAGAGTCTCTCGAAGAGAGGCATCAGGTTTCTTACTCATACTGAACTTAATCAAATTGAAAAAATAGAAGATGCCGTTGAGACAACTGTTATGAAAAATGACGGAAATGCGGAAGTGCTTCAAAGCGAAAAAGTTCTTCTTGCCATGGGCAGAAAACCTGAAACAGAAGATTTGGGACTGGAAACTCTCAATCTCGAATATAGTGGAAGGTTCATAGATGTAGATGAGAATATGCAGACAAATCAGCAGGGCATCTACGCTATTGGAGATGTTACTGGCCCACCGATGCTTGCCCATCTGGCATCCGCACAGGGTTTACTCGTCTCGCACAATATTGCGGGTGTTGATTACCCGCCTATAAACAGTAACACGATACCGAAAGTAACATATACAAATCCTCAGGTCGCGAGTGTCGGTATGACTCAGGAAGAGGCAGAACTGAAAGGCCATGATGTAAAGATTGGCAGTTTCCCTTTCATGGCTAATGCTAAAACCAGGATAACAGGAGAAGGAGAGGAAGGTTTCATAAAGATCATAACAGATGCTTCAAGCAGTGAAATCCTTGGCGTACACCTGATAGGCCACGAAGTTGGAGAGCTGATAGGAGGCATGTCCCTCGCCATGAATATTGAAGCGACAACCCTGGAAGTAAGTGCCAATATCTTCCCGCACCCAACCCTATCAGAAGTATTCTCCGAAGCCTTTTACATGATTGAAGGAAAGGCAATACATATCTGATAATAAGCCAGGTCGCTCTCACGACAAAAACCATCCTTCGGCTCCGCTCAGGATAACGTGACTCGAGTGCTCAGAACAACGTTACACTGAGCGGAGTCGAAATGTTATCAGTATTAAATCAGGAAATAATCCTCTATTTACTTATGAACGGCCACAGCATTTTTTTCTTTTTCTTCCCGGCTCTTGTGCGCCGTGAATTATTTTGTCCTCAGTAAATTCCCTCATGTCTATAAACCTTTTTAAGTCATCATGCCTTCAGCCGCTTTTCCATTGCCAAATACCCCATAAACAGTGCATACGGATATTTGCCGTTTGATACGTGGTGTCAGCTACGCCCATGTCGTACTCAGCCCCATTCACATTCAGACCAGTATGGAACTGTTTTATTAATATCAAATTCCAATATGTTGGCATTGTATTCTTGTTTTATCATCAAATCAAATATTTTAGTAGCTGCAGGCTGCCTCCCTGTACCTGTTCGGGCAGGAAGCCTGCAGCTACTAAAATATTTGATAACAAATTGATCATTTAAGATTGGAATCAACTATTATTTGTAATAAATTATCTATCACTATATAATGGTGCTGTTCAAAAGAAAAACACTACTTTCTAGCACTGTTTGTAAGTAGTTTAGAGACATAAAAAGTCGAAAGGACTAGATACCCGCTCGACTGACTGCGGGAATGACAGATTAACAATATGCTTAACACACTAAAAAAAGTTTTCGGATTTGAATCATTTCGCCCTAATCAAGAGGCTATTATCAAGAACATCCTGGAGAAAAGAGATGTTTTTGCCGTGATGCCTACGGGAGGCGGCAAATCGCTCTGTTATCAATTGCCTGCGAGGATTATGAAGGGGACTGCTGTTGTTATAAGCCCTCTGATCTCCCTTATGAAGGACCAGGTTGACGCGGCCATTGAGAATGGAATTTCAGCTGCCTTTTTAAACAGCTCTTTAAGCCCACAGGAGATGTCCGGTATATACCAACAACTGAAGAGCAACGATTTGGAACTGCTATATATTGCACCGGAACGTTTTGCCATGCCGAGTTTCCTCGAAACTCTGAAAACGATTCCCATATCTCTTTTTGCCATAGACGAAGCACATTGTGTTTCCGAATGGGGGCATGATTTTCGTCCTGATTACCTGAGCCTCTGTAATATTACCCAAACATTTCCACACATTCCGGTATCAGCTTTTACGGCAACTGCAACGCCAAATGTCCAGGAGGATATTATCACTAAGATTGGTTTGAGATCTCCATATATTATTCGTGCATCATTTAATCGTCAGAATCTCTTTTACCAGGTAAAAAGTAAGACGGGTATAGAATCGCAAATAGTGGATTTTCTCAAAGAGCATGAAGATGAACCAGGTATTATATACCGCAGCACACGAGACTCGGTTTTCAGATTGACAGAATTTCTCGTAGATCAAGGTATCAGCGTGCTTCCTTATCACGCTGGATTGAGTCCAGAAGAACGCAAGAGAAACCAGGAAGCATTCAGTAGAGACAGGGTTACCGTAATAGTAGCAACAATTGCCTTCGGGATGGGAATAGATAAATCAAACGTACGCTTTGTAATCCATGCTGATTTACCGAAAAACATAGAAGGATATTACCAGGAAACAGGGCGTGCGGGACGTGATGGAGAGAGGGCTGATTGCCTTCTCCTCTTTGGCAGACAGGATATTCCTAAAATAAGATTTTTTATAGACCAGATGCCCAATGAAAATGAACGGTCAATTTCAATGGAAAAGCTGTACAAGAGTGTTAAATACGCTTCACATAATGTATGCAGACGCAGGCAGCTTCTGGAATACTTTGGTGAAACTTATACAGAGGAAAACTGTGGGGCGTGTGATATCTGTGCGGGTAATATAGAGAAGGTTGATATAACAGTTGATGCGCAGATAGTGATGTCGGCGATGTCAAGGACCGGTCAGTATTTTGGCATCAGACATATCATTGACATTGTGGTCGGTGCGGACACAAAGCGTATACGCGAGCTCCAGCATAACGAGATCAAAACTTATGGTGCAGGTAAACACAAAGAGAAGAAGCACTGGCAATTTATTATTGATGAACTTCTGGCACAAGAGGCTATCGCTCAGGACGGCGGCCAGTACCCTGTGTTAATCATGACCAACAAGGGTACAGAGATACTCTATGGCAGAGAAAAAATAGAGGGATTAAAGAGGGAAGAGATAAAGAAGAAGCCGAAGGCATTCAAAGTAAGTGGTTTTCAACCTTACGATGAAGTCCTTTTTGATAAACTTCGTGTTCTTCGAAAGGGACTTGCGGAAGAGCATAAGGTCCCGCCGTACATAATTTTTTCAGACATGACACTTCATCAG containing:
- the recQ gene encoding DNA helicase RecQ, yielding MLNTLKKVFGFESFRPNQEAIIKNILEKRDVFAVMPTGGGKSLCYQLPARIMKGTAVVISPLISLMKDQVDAAIENGISAAFLNSSLSPQEMSGIYQQLKSNDLELLYIAPERFAMPSFLETLKTIPISLFAIDEAHCVSEWGHDFRPDYLSLCNITQTFPHIPVSAFTATATPNVQEDIITKIGLRSPYIIRASFNRQNLFYQVKSKTGIESQIVDFLKEHEDEPGIIYRSTRDSVFRLTEFLVDQGISVLPYHAGLSPEERKRNQEAFSRDRVTVIVATIAFGMGIDKSNVRFVIHADLPKNIEGYYQETGRAGRDGERADCLLLFGRQDIPKIRFFIDQMPNENERSISMEKLYKSVKYASHNVCRRRQLLEYFGETYTEENCGACDICAGNIEKVDITVDAQIVMSAMSRTGQYFGIRHIIDIVVGADTKRIRELQHNEIKTYGAGKHKEKKHWQFIIDELLAQEAIAQDGGQYPVLIMTNKGTEILYGREKIEGLKREEIKKKPKAFKVSGFQPYDEVLFDKLRVLRKGLAEEHKVPPYIIFSDMTLHQMCIYYPSTLDEMITISGVGETKLERYGTDFTKEIRAHLDKNPDISIPERSPSDLTVNRPQQKVKESTIEKTYEFFNEGLSVKEIAKARNLASSTITGHLESLIRDGRVAEIDRLIDPAKRNTIEEMFFALKTWNTGPIVEYSKGTVSYDDARLVRAYIQRKTI
- the lpdA gene encoding dihydrolipoyl dehydrogenase gives rise to the protein MKNYDLLIIGGGPGGYVAAIKGAQLGLSVGLIEMDKVGGACLHKGCIPTKALIQSTHLYELFKRSKEFGIATEGVRVDFRAFHKRKRTVVTKLFGGIKHLLKKNNVDLFDGTGQISSPGKVLLKVNDIVIEEILAKNIVVSTGSSPMVFKNLPHDKKSVLTSDDILEMEEIPSSLLIIGGGSVGIEFAYVFNVLGSEVTVVEVMDEILPTNDKDIGNALRKSLSKRGIRFLTHTELNQIEKIEDAVETTVMKNDGNAEVLQSEKVLLAMGRKPETEDLGLETLNLEYSGRFIDVDENMQTNQQGIYAIGDVTGPPMLAHLASAQGLLVSHNIAGVDYPPINSNTIPKVTYTNPQVASVGMTQEEAELKGHDVKIGSFPFMANAKTRITGEGEEGFIKIITDASSSEILGVHLIGHEVGELIGGMSLAMNIEATTLEVSANIFPHPTLSEVFSEAFYMIEGKAIHI
- the fdhF gene encoding formate dehydrogenase subunit alpha gives rise to the protein MEKVKLTINDKTYEVEQGKTVLEVARANDIWIPTLCHDNRLEPYGGCRICLVEIEGARQLMPSCISRVNEGMVVRTETENVRRTRKGVLEYILSDHPLDCMTCEATGCCELQDVAYATGIKGDRFRSKESRGGVIPDKNELIYRETPKCIRCGRCVRICEEVAQENAIAFGGRGFQMWVATPFGETLLDGPCVLCGQCVSACPVGAIREKQPAGKGRSYQTGKVRSTCGYCSIGCQIDIHTNHQEINKITSETGSTPNNGNLCMKGRFAYDFINHQDRLDSPMVRRNGNLEKASWEDAYNVIAEKLKGIKQEHGADAISFISSGRCTNEENYLMQKFARAVIGTNNIDQTETECHSPSIHVLRDTLGLSATTNSIEEISKSDVIFIIGANVTESHPIIGLEVKKALRNGKTVIVVDTRKIWLAKKAHTFLNPQPGTDTVLINAIINVIIKEKLHDEKFIEKRTDKFNSFKKAVAKDDIKKAVKLTGISQDSIEEAARIYADAESAIILYGNGITQHISGDDNVKSLVNLALLTGNIGKECSGIYPLIGQNNGQGAFNMGALPDFYTDFQPVSDITVRKKLEKVYRAKLPKNRGLQIREMFDGACKGKVKAMYVMGADPLMSGPDTTRVNKALSKLDFLVVQDIFMSNTARYADVVLPAACFAEKDGTFTNIERRVQRIRKTVEPPGKSKADWKILSELSARMGKSANYSSPEAIWEEIRKVSPNFAGINYQKLDNGGVQWPCPKAGHPGTKFLYEKKFPEGKAIFSSTKTKLSAEKPDKSYPFILSTGRTLYHFNSGTMTHRAKGSTQKQPYSFVEISQKDADAARIKDGELVSVTTKRGRISLAANISNRVMPKQIWIPFHFINAPVNLLTKDPCSTSRSNGDSNLMPEYKVCAARVEKVE